One segment of Neodiprion fabricii isolate iyNeoFabr1 chromosome 1, iyNeoFabr1.1, whole genome shotgun sequence DNA contains the following:
- the LOC124176995 gene encoding pentatricopeptide repeat-containing protein 1, mitochondrial, with protein MLTTKLNLAFSTGTVNNARLSILAGKLNLNLLETKSYSCVSQTFIHNSQFIFNKRFGESLSKYTSGTTPNNLSGTSKAGQALLHRVVSRTFASENLQENADIFGDLGDRRYEKVELDRGDKKEEEFIQNEAKPPPRSVLTPGKYADLIKQHIALGDLDSAANVLDQVKDDRNKPTNYMYNLLIRAFAMRGNVKKCFSLYNNMKKQELKPTLATYVSLLNSCANCMNSELALEKLIHLRQIMIEKGIEINPVHYNAMLKAYGRHGKLLEAFQLVDEMCDKKMTIGISTCNFLLQASISDKEAGFRHALIVWHLVRHRKLKPDIYTYNLLLRSARDCKLGNLKAEDLVAFPEIKKNEAAMITYADRTNLLAHPPQVGQQLPLIDASNNTDLVADSETKLTSKSAISKTSDPLPLANIQSSSSQMNFLLLGGIANFISQMENDKVKPDIKTTTYLMELVPGSELAEKTVINYAKSAGVDLDVDFYNLLIRKRSFRFDYQNALKVLSMLEQDNLEPNIMTWGVLALTCTTPSQARELFEGMELSGHRLNAQIIGAILRQAAQRLQFSLIIELMQKMQSEKIIPSPKIYEILDLLNKKAAKMFRAKDDDNNVNKSLKYGYQNFKRVYPQWLKEMKVASSDRKKKVFDFTSH; from the exons ATGCTGACCACAAAATTGAACCTAGCATTTTCGACGGGTACGGTCAATAACGCACGTTTGAGCATCCTTGCCGGTAAATTGAATCTTAACCTATTGGAAACAAAATCTTATTCTTGTGTCAGTCAAACGTTTATTCATAATTCacaattcattttcaataagAGATTCGGTGAATCTTTGAGTAAGTATACCTCGGGTACGACTCCGAATAATTTATCCGGCACTAGTAAAGCTGGGCAAGCTTTGTTGCACCGGGTAGTATCAAGAACATTCGCTTCGGAaaatttgcaagaaaatgCTGACATTTTTGGAGACTTGGGCGATAGAAGGtatgaaaaagttgaattgGACAGGGGTGACAAAAAGGAGGAAGAATTCATACAGAATGAAGCAAAACCACCACCTCGTTCAGTTTTGACTCCCGGAAAATATGCAGATTTGATAAAGCAGCATATCGCTTTAGGGGATTTGGATAGTGCTGCGAACGTTTTGGACCAAGTGAAAGATGACCGTAACAAGCCTACgaattacatgtataatttattaatacgGGCATTTGCTATGCGaggaaatgtaaaaaaatgtttcagtcTGTATAATAACATGAAAAAACAGGAGTTGAAACCAACTCTAGCCACTTATGTCAGCTTGCTGAATTCATGTGCCAATTGCATGAATAGTGAACTGGCCTTGGAGAAATTGATTCATTTGAGGCaaataatgattgaaaaaggaattgaaataaatccaGTGCACTATAATGCAATGCTAAAGGCCTATGGTCGTCATGGAAAGCTTCTCGAAGCATTTCAACTAGTCGATGAAatgtgtgataaaaaaatgacaattggTATCAGCACATGTAATTTTCTGTTACAAGCTTCAATTTCAGACAAAGAAGCCGGTTTTCGACATGCTCTTATTGTTTGGCATCTTGTGCGTCATCGTAAATTAAAACCAgacatatatacgtacaatcTTCTACTCAGATCGGCTAGGGACTGCAAACTTGGAAACTTGAAAGCTGAAGATTTGGTCGCATTTCCAGAGATTAAGAAAAATGAGGCAGCAATGATTACCTATGCGGATAGGACAAATTTATTGGCTCATCCACCCCAAGTTGGTCAGCAATTGCCCCTTATTGATGCCTCAAACAATACTGACTTAGTTGCTGATAGTGAAACTAAATTAACATCTAAATCAGCCATTTCAAAAACAAGTGATCCGCTACCATTGGCTAATATACAAAGTTCTTCTTCTCAAATGAATTTCCTTCTATTGGGTGGtattgcaaattttataaGTCAAATGGAAAATGACAAAGTCAAACCAGACATAAAAACTACAACATATCTCATGGAGCTCGTTCCTGGCAGTGAGTTAGCTGAGAAGACTGTCATCAATTATGCAAAATCTGCTGGAGTAGATTTGGATGTTGacttttacaatttattgatCAGAAAAAGAAGTTTCAGATTCGACTATCAAAATGCCCTG AAAGTCTTATCAATGCTGGAACAGGACAATCTTGAACCAAATATAATGACATGGGGCGTACTGGCGTTGACTTGCACCACTCCTTCACAAGCCAGAGAATTATTTGAGGGTATGGAATTAAGCGGGCACAGGTTGAATGCACAAATTATAGGGGCTATTCTCAGGCAGGCAGCTCAACGCCTACAATTTAGTTTAATCATAGAACTTATGCAAAAGATGCAGTCTGAGAAAATAATCCCCAGTCCCAAAATATATGAGATATTAGATTTACTCAACAAGAAAGCAGCTAAAATGTTCAGAGCTAAG GATGATGACAATAATGTGAACAAATCATTGAAGTATGGATATCAGAACTTTAAACGTGTATATCCTCAATGGCTCAAGGAAATGAAGGTTGCTTCATcggatagaaaaaagaaagtgttCGATTTTACTTCTCATTAA